The nucleotide sequence TTTTTTCCTTTTCAAAAACTATATTtcttttatcatttatttttgttttaataattcttttttctttttttaattcaTCTTTGCTTTCTCAATTCatttgatatttctttaataacttatgtttgttatttctttttcaaaaagcttaagtacgtagttgtgtttAATTTTTACCCTCGAtcattatatgttttattaaaaacgaaTTTATATTCAacataaagtatttatttggtatcgtaATATGGTACAATGATAGCATCTGAACCCATTCTAACGGTTAGGCTTTCTAAACAACAGGCTATATTTTCAAATAACATttattttacattatcatttactccgtttcgccgcaacgcgcgacgtaAAAAAAATCTAGTTCGATTTATATTACGAATACCATTTTTGTTGTGAAGGTTAAAAGCAAGCTTAAAGGACACTCTAAACGTATAACCGGTCTCGCCTTTTCTCATGTGCTAAATGTGCTTGTCTCATCTGGCGCTGATGCTCAGGTTAGTTAAGTTAATGAAAAATTCGTTTCCATTTTCGATTGTTTAAACTCATgtacatttattatatttttgtttatCAACTAGATTTGCGTATGGAGTTCGGACGGATGGGAAAAACAAAAGACACGATACGTTCAACTCCCGCCAGGGAGAACACCGTCACCACAATCCGACACGCGTGTGCAGTTTCATCATGATCAGACCCATTTTCTTCTTGTTCACGAGACTCAACTCGCCATCTATGAAACGACAAAACTAGAATGCGTAAAACAGGTAATATTTTTATTCATTTTCTTTAGAGtcaaatgccattttagtccctgtagtttgggtcattttgccagtttagtccaaaggtttcatttttaacctgtgggtccaaaaaggtttcacagttgccattttagtccacttggttaacttcatccattttttctgttaacgagaaggccaatttggtcattttgtatgtaattctgttaactaaaagggcaatttagccatataaaatgaccgaattggccttctcgttaacagaaaaaaatggatgaagttaacccagtggactaaaatggcaactgtgaaacttttttggacccacaggttaaaaatgaaacctttggactaaactggcaaaatggtccaaaccacagggactaaaatggcatttaactcttttcttTATAATATATGATAAATGTAACAGTGTGGTAAGATACTAAATTGATCTTTTGTTTTTCAGTGGATTCAACGTGAAAATTCAGCCCCGATATCGCATGCGACCTTTTCATGCGATAGTCAACTGATATACGCAAGTTTCTTCGATGCAACCGTTTGCGTGTTCACCGCCTCTCACCTTCGCCTTCGATGCAAGATTAACCCCTCTGCGTATCTTACAAGGTATAATAAGTTATAAGTTAATAACCGAAACATATTTGTCAGTTTAGTTCTTTTAAGAAAGAAATCTTGATTTTCGATGTTTGACAAAAACTCATGTCGTGTCAGTAACCTTAAGGTGCACCCCATGGTGATTGCGGCTCATCCACAAGAACCAAATCAATTTGCACTAGGGCTTTCTGATGGAACCGTTCATGTTTTGGAGCCGCTTGAATCTGATGGCAGATGGGGCGTGCCGCCACCGGCTGACAACGGGTCCACAAGCACAGTTCCGGCTACACCGCCAGCGGCTGGTTCAGGGTCGGAACAACCGGCACAGAGGTGACCCGGTTGACTAAACACTTGTTTACTGTGCAGTTCCAGCTTAGTAGTTATGTTCCTGCTTCTAGTGCTACTGTTATTATTGTGGATTATTTTGTTAAAATGTATTTTAGTTGGTGAATTGACTTGATCTAACTTGTTATGTAAGATGATGTGAAGGGTAAATGCTAATTGTCTGATTAGGGTTTTCAATCTTTTAAAATGAAACCAAAAACTGGCTTTTCTTCGATCACTCGTTCTAAAGTTGCGACCGGATAACAATCTTTGTTCTATATCTATGATTTTACCAAACAGCCCCAGTATATTGCAATTTCGGTTATGTTTTGCTTCATTTAAATTCGTGTTaatgcaaaaataaacttttaccCGCGAAAATAACAAAAGCTCCACTAATCAAAGATAGCCGGTATTATATTAAATCGCTTAAGTTGAATGATAATACAAGACCGTAGTCGCATAACCAAATCGAGTGTTTTTATGGTATGTTTTTTGTTGTTGGTATTATACTTTGAGCAGGAGCAGGATCCTCCACTGAATTTGCTTCTCTGATGAACACTGATGGATTTTGATCTTCATATAAAACTTGAGACAACCCTCCTTCCTGTTTCTTGAAAACAGTTGGATAAAAAAATCAAAGTTTGTTAGAGAAATttatgagtaaactgccaaaatggtccctggggtttggtcacttttatcactttagtccaaaactcaaatcttttgaatctgggtccctgtggtttcaattttgttgtcatttttatCCAAAAGCAAAATTAGGTCATATTTTTCACTTCACATccagtttttttgtctttttcctccttTTAATGAAGAGCAAAAGGGTTAGATTTTTTAGtttattataataaaacgttaaaagaccattttgcccttccataaaagggaggaaaaagacaaaaaaaaagttggatattaactgaaaaatctgaccagattttgattttggatgaaaatgacaacaaaattgaaaccacagggacccatatttaaaaagtttgagttttggactaaagtggcaaaaatgaccaaacctcCGGGACCTTTTTGGCAGTTTACttgaaatttattaaaaaaacaaagagTATAATGCctttttcgtccttgaggtttggccagttttgcgattttcatccaaaggtttgtttttccacatctggatcccaaaggtttgaaatcttgccattttcatctagcTCGTTAATCTtgccatccatttttctccgttaattcagggcaattcggtctttttttAAGGTATTCAGTCTTTTTGCATAAAGTGGAAAAGACTGAACTGcccttttaagttaacaaaaaagacgcaAATACCCtcgacttaacggagaaaaatggatggagttaacgagtcagatgaaaatggcaaattttcaaaccttttggatccagatgcggaaaaagtaaacaaacctttggacgaaagtcgcaaaactggccaaacctcaaggacgaaaatggcattatACTCAAAGGCTCAAACTatctacacacttggtgtgtagatagCCACCCAAAAAAGTGTttttttgtcctatatgcacaccctgcagtgtcaAGCTGTGTCCAAAGCGTTGCGTTTTGGTCTGGTCAACCAACAAAagactgacgggtctgttgaccggaccaaaacgccgcgctttggccctgtcaaccagacaaaagactaaCACCcggtcagtcttttgtctggttgacaggaccaaagctcgacgttttggtccggtcaacagacccgtcagacacccgtcagtccttgtctggttgaccggaccaaaacgtcgcgctttggccacagctcgacactgcagggtgtgccTATAGGACAAAAAGCACTTGCACATTGGTGTGCCAATAGTTACACCCTACTCAAAACCAAAAAACTAAAAGAACTTGTATCTTACCACATAGAATTTGCATCCAAGAGTCTGGTTTTCCGGCAGAAGCGAAAAGTGAACGAGTTTCAACTGCCGATAAACCTCGTCCAACAACGCCTTCCTTTCTGTTCTGTTCCGAAACATTTCTTCTTTCATCATGTTTACTTCTTTTTCAAGATGTGTCAATCTCTTCTTAAGCTGCAACACTTCATGTGCATGAAACTTTCTTTTGCAATCAACCTTCAGTTTTACTTCACTCGAACGCATCATTGCTTTAGACTCCATAACTTACCTCCCTCAACCGACAATGTCTTCAAGTTTTATAACCTCGTAGTGACGGTTGGTAAACCGCAATAATTAATGGTTTCAGAAAATTGCAGAAATGCCATGTGAGTTAACAAGGGCCATTTTCTTTGATTCATATGTAAGTGGTTGTATAAGCCGGCGCCACCTTTAGTGTACAAACGATAACGCCAAAAGGCAGCAGAGTTTGAGGCCAACTTTGGCTGCAAGAAGCGGGACCAGAGTTTCAACTGGGAGCATAAAGACAAACGTCTGACACGCGGAGCATAGGGATGCGTACATCAAATGCAGTCGATAAATGAACAACGTAACCAAATTGTTTCTTAGATCCGAGAAAAGTGACAATCCAAATATTGCTATTGATTGTGGGATTAATATAAGCTGTTGATTGTCCTAAGTTTGATCTAATAAAAGGTGTGAAACATAAGTTTGGAGCATGGTTGCTTTAGTACTAAAAGCTGACATGACATGAATGACAACAATTTTCTTAAAGCCCAAGCCATGtgaccaaaataaaaaaaataagataaaaaggGGAAAATTACGAAAAATAGACAATGTTAAGATAAAAAGGCTAAACATGAATTTCTGTGGCAAAAAGTACCTGTTGAAACTTAGGTGTCGCTTTCTGATTGGTCTAAACACTTTGAAAAGTTGAAAAAAGCGTGTCTATTTTGGAAAAGTCTTGGTCAACATTGTCTATTTTCGTAATTTTCCCCATAATAAATTATATCATAACTGCAAACTATGGGAAGGAAATAAACCGGGTCAAAACTCTTAGATGTAAAAAGAAAATTCTATACGGTTTCAATTGTCTTTTAGCACATACATGGTTTCACATCTAAACTTGACGGACATCAACTTAATTGTTTTTTACATGTACTTCACAAACATCCACATCCAGACTCTTGTGTAGAATTTTTAAATCTCGTTTCGAAAAATCAGTATCACTATGAATTGTGTTTATTATTAAGAGCTTATggtctattttttttttaacaaaacagcctaatccaagatctcaaaatataataaaaaaatcaagacTAAATAATTGGATAGGGGCCGCGCGAACACAGGCCCCCACTAACACAAATTATGACGTAGGTTCGACCAACTTGGGCCGACCTTAGATGGGCACCTCTCCGTAATGTGCAATGGAGATCACCAACCTAGGCCATGAGCCTTCTTGATCGCCCAAAGACCCCGTCCAGGTAAGTGCCTTTTACATTGCCCACCCTTTCTTTTTATACTACCAGCTCCCCTTTTCCCTGTATTTGCCACCCGATGTGggatcaaacatagcattttttttttgaacggaaaaGGTTACATAATCCATACTTCTAAATTACACCAAGTTTACGTATCTTAACTTATTTTTCTTCACTTAAGTCAAGCACCTTTCCGCATCAGAGCTTTCATTAGCTAAATTACATGTGATGTAATACTATTTGGTTAGGAAAGAAATACCCTCCACATAATCAAACCACATGAAACAAAAAACTTTATCCTTACTGCATACATTTGTCTCAACAATTCAAACCTTCAAATGCAAAATCACTCAATCCCAACACAAAGAGAAGGACAAAACCGCCACTTAACGTAATAGATACTTCCCgactttatataaaaaaaaagaccACAAAAGGTCACTTTTCGTCACAAGAACTTACTCAGGACGAAAGGTTACCAAATTTGGGAGGTCATTTTCCTGAAGACTTTTAATATCATTTGCAGTCACCTCGGTTGACTCTAAGCTCAGCGATTTCAACTTCTTCAGTGGCTTCAAATGCTGCAATCCTGCACTCGTTACTCTCGAGTCTGATAAGTTTAAGGAAACCAACTGAGTCAAACCTGCAACGTACGACAAATAGCGCATTATTGTTTAGTTTTGTACTCATGTTGATCAAGCTgtttaaattatataaacataCCAGCAATCAACTCCAAAGATGCATCTGTCAGACAGTAGTTTTGTGACAGATTCAAAAGCATCAACGAGCGAAGATCCTTGATATTTGCAACGCCGGCATCAGTTAATCCCCCACCACATATTTCCAAAGACTGGAGATTTTTAAAATCTGCACGGAAaccaaaattgaaatttttgtgTCAAAACAGAACAACTTTACGTGTAAGACACGATTATTGTGAGAGTTACGCATAGCATACTCCGAAGATGGATGGTTCCTGCTTCGGTTATATGTGCACAAAAAAGATCCAGATGAGTCAATCCGGTCAAACCTGCATCCAACACATAATTTTGCCATCTTTTGTTATAATTTCATGCAACACCTTTTgacattcatatatatatataggggaaggttgaaatgaaaaccactagttattgtgaaaactcgaaaactaattaagaaaagccaaaaaaacatacaaattttttttttttttttgcaaaccaaatttcacaggttttttaatataaaaaaaatttcaaaaaaaaaaaaaaaaaaaaatttgtgtagtgcacatgtgtaatactacacatgtgtatgtgtactacacatgtgtattattacacatgtgcactacacaatttttttttttttgaaaaaaagttttttttatatataaaaactagcgatttttataaaaaaaaaattgaaaaaaaaaatttgtgtgttttttaggctttttttagttagttttcaagttttcacaataaaagtggttttcatttgaaccatcccctatatatatatatatatatatataagaaaatgATATATCCTTTTACTTGTAAGAGCTTCAAGTCCGGTATCTGTAATCTGGCGAACATCCAAATTAAGTGATTTAAGAGTTGATAATCCACACAAATGTTTTAGACCTCCATCGGTAATAGCAGTGAATGAGAGATTTAAGCTTTCGAGATTCACCAACCCTGAAGCAAGAGTTAAAAGACAATCCAATATGTATGATAATAAACTTTTCTAACGGACTGCATCGACTACAAACAAAAAAAGTGTAACCTGAGAGATGACGAAGACCGTTGCTTCCAACTAATGTATCAGACAATTCCAAACATTTTAAACGATGAAGGCCTGTGCTTCATGCACCAATAAAAATATGCACATCAGcttaattttaatataaaaaactTAAACAAGTCGATAAACGATTGACGGTTTAACATATTAATTATTTACAAAATTTATAAAGAGAACAGAAATATAGACCACCTGCTAAGTGAACCAGTCCATTATCACGAATTATACATGAATCCAGATTTAAGCTCTCCAAATTTATCAAACCTGCATTGTGTAGTACAAAAGCATCATATACACTTATATGAGCATGATACTTTCATTATTATACGACAAAAACTTTAGTTTTATATTTAATTGATAAAagtaaaagagttaaatgccattttagtccttgtggtttgggccattttgccagtttagttaaaaggttttatttttaacctgtgggtccaaaaaggtttcacagttgccattttagtctactgggttaacttcatccattttttctgttaacgaaaaggccaattcggtcattttgtatgtaattctgttaactaaaagggcaattcagccatataaaatgaccgaattggccttctcgttaacggaaaaaatggatgaagttaacccagtggactaaaatggcaactgtaaaacttttttggacccacaggttaaaaatgaaacctttggactaaactggcaaaatggcgcccaaaccacagggactaaaatggcatttaactcaaagtAAAAATATGATGAAAGGATAAGAGGCACCTTTCAGATGTACCAAAACATCATCTGAAATATCATTGAATCCTAAATTGAGAGATTTTAAACCCTTTAGCCCTGAAagcaccaaaaaaaaaaaaaaaaaaaaaaaaaaaaaataaaaaaccaaacaTTTTCAGGGGAAACAGCATGAAGAGTGCAGTAAAAATAGAAGATTTACTTGAAAATTTATTGCACCCATCACCAGTCATGTTACATCTGCTTAAATTCAAATGAAGCAGACCCTCAATAGCTGCATACAACATAAGACCCGACACGGTGAGATtaagaaaaatatataaacaCTTCTAGCGACTCCTAACTTGTTCTATTAACGACAACCCAAAGAACCTTACGGACAAATTATAATAAAAACACATACAGTAAACTATACGGACCTGAAAGTGAATCCAAGCATGCTGCCGTAACGCAGCATAGTTCCATATTCAGCAATGCAAGCTTGTGTAATCCTGAAAAGTGCGCACATTCCATTAAACATCGATGATGAACCAATCTGCCTTAAAAGTTAAAACCTATCTTAGAAACACGACCCCGTGATATGTGAAACAAGATTAAAAAAATGTAAATTCACAAGTCAAAGTGGATTGACCTTTCAGAAACACGACCCCATGATCCGTCACCTTGGTAGAGGAAAGTTGCAACTCTTTCAAGTTCGTTAGTTCTGTAACACAAAAGGGTGTATATCAATAGCTTAACACGACATGTACGATCTGCTAATCATATAAAACCAATCATAGCATTCATAGTTTATTTAGAGAGATcaattcgaaaaaaaaaaatgtaCCAAAATTACAAAACATTATATGAATTTTTAAGAAGCTACTAAAAAGTAGGGCTGACAATTgggtacctgttaagacacgattagacctgtttgactgaaaaatacaccctttgacttttttaatttttaaaataattaaaattacaatgttaggatctatcatttattcatctttgtacataaaacataaaactgttttataaacatgaggtagaaagtagttaaacgagtcgttatcatgtttgaaacttatgttgtgtgcgccgtcagaaacctgttaaacctgttaagacacgatttgccagctTTACTAAAAGGCTCCAGAAATGGCCAGATTTCAAATAGCTTGTAACCTGAAAGAGGCTCCATATCGGCATCAGTAATACAGTTGCAACAGTTGAGGTTAAGCGCTTGAAGCTTTGATAAACCTGCCAACAAGGTATCATTTCGGGCTTATTGCGGTTAATATAGTTGATGTAGTTATATAGTTGAAATGTATCTCAAAAACAGACATGAAGAAAGCATACATCTTAGATGAACAAGACCACCATAGATCGATGTACATCTTTCCAAGTCCAAATTCAACAAATTCACTAAACCCGAAAGTGCACTCATTCCTTCGGCAGTAATGTTTTTATTTCTTTTCAAACTTAAAGTTGTCAAGTTTAAAAGACCTGAAAATGAATAAAAGTTGTACATGAATAATTAATCTAAAGGTCTGTTTGACAATCTGATttggtcaattttttttttttttttttttgagagaaaaatgaAATACCCTTAATGTGATCAAGGCCGACGTCCGAAATCTGATCACAAAAGTTCAAGTTTAGGGCCTCGACGTTCACACACTTTTTAATATGAACCAAACCGCAATCAGTAACATTTGAACCCGAAAGATCTGCTGAAAGCAAAGTTGATCCGTGTGAGAATATCGCCTCCATCCAACTATCATCCACACCGGGATATTCGCCCAAATCAATATCCTAAAAAAATGGTCATTGAGTACATGTCCAACTAGATGAATGTGATCATCACttcattgtaaaaaaaaaaaaaaaaaaaaaaaaaatccatctTGCTACTTGTTATTGCATACATGCAGAACGCAACCTCGAAAAGCCTCGAGATTGTTCCAAGTAAGTCGTCGAGAATAAACCGACTCGTCGAATATCAACTGGCTAATATCTCCTGGAAGCATGGAGAAGGTATCATATTGATGAACTTGCTGTTCaccataaaataaaaaaaaaaaaaaaaaaaaaaagctatcAGCCTATGTTGAAAGTATATTAAGAATTAACATGCATGTCAACTCTTTAAGGAAATATCATACTTGACATATTTTGTAAGTGCATAATTCCATAAGGGATGGACATATTGCTTTTCCATCTTTATCATCAAAAGTTGCTTGCCACTTTGAGCTTCCATTTCTGGAATATCTTCTGTAAATCCCTCTATGTTCACGGACAGGCGCGCTTCGGTTTCTAGAAGAAGATCCACCCATGGATATTCAACCTTCAAATCTGTACAAACAAGTTATATGGATGGATTCACGTTAAGTGAAATTCATACtgttttttttttagtaaaatattAATAGGTGAACAGACACAACTAATGTCATTCATCATTTATAAAAGATCAAAAGCAAAACCAAACAAACATGCATACCAAAAGAGATATTCAAAAACagaagatgaaatgaagaagcATTGGCGATTGACTTTGAGAAAAGGGAAGTTGAATCATGCAGAGGTTCGGAGTTGGTTGTTGAGGGTGGGTCCCATTTAAGTGGAATCTGTTCGCCTCTGCTTTATCCTTTCATATCTTTTTTAGAAATGGGATGGTTTGATCATTTATTCATTTTCACTTtgtccatttaaaaaaaaaaaagaagtttttATATGTCTTTTCTATACAAGTTGATTAAACACAAAAGGGCAAACTTTATATAAACTAGCACAATTCCATCCATTCGTTGCGGTTGGTAATTCGGTCAGTATCGTTTCTGTTTATTATGGTATTAGTATAGCATGGACACTCGGTATGGCAATCAAAAAATAAAGTCATGATATACTCCAAAAGTAATCTACACATGTTTTACATTAATCAATAACCAGGTAGAGGATCCtttacattaatccagaagtgtgagaagtgtattataacactatatataacactatataacaccatataaactatgtaacaccatataacaccatataacaaatataacactatactacatagtgttatacggtgtttatatggtgttatatagtgttataatacacttctcacacttctggattaatatACAGGATCCCTACCCTCAATAACCATATAAACGAATGCAAGTAATGGTCATGTCATAATACTGATAATGGTAAGGATATTGTTCGGTTAGAATCGACTTTGTACCAATATTGTTGAACGGTATCATTTCGGTTCATCACGCTACCGCTATGAATTTGAATAAAAAATACTCTAAAATTACCCATTGTGGTTGAAATTTTCTAAAACGTTTCCTTGTCCATAAAATTATCCTTTTTAACTAAAAAGTTTCTAAAATGtttgcttttctttaaaactATCCTTTTTAAGGCCATAGAGTATGAAGGTGAGGAGGGGTCAATATGGCCGCCACACCCGATTGATGATTGACACCATGGGGAAGATGGAAGAGGATAGTGACATGGGGCTGGCGGGGAGGACATTGTATTACCTTAAACATTTCCTTCTTAGTTCTCACCATATAATTGTAATTGAACTTTGTTTTGTTATATTAAACTTCAAGCCCTTCCCTTGGGCATTATCCGACATGTGCCTCCTACTCAGCAAAGGAGCTTGAAGTTAAAAAGGGTGTAATGGTATAATGCCCCTTGCAATGATTAAATATTAAAattgaattaaaaaaataaaaataaaaacccatAAAAAATGTTCCATTGACCATTCTCTCTTCCATCCGGCGTGTTTAAGGAAACGCCcaaaaaaaaccatcaaaaatgCCCGGAGGCGGTGATGCAAGCGTGATGGGGCGTTTTCCCCCCGAAAACGCCCAAAACCTCTTCCACTACGGGTGTTATAAGAGTTTCTTCTGATAAACTTGTCTTGTCCAATAAGAGCTAATATTATGTCATGAATTGTACACCATTTATTTATTCTATCTTTTGCATCAAAGTTAAAAGCCAAATACTTATTATTTTAAAGGCAAAAACCTCTGGCATATGTTTCATTATTAGCTAATACAAAACCTCTTACATGAAGaggaacaacaataacaaccacaTCAGCCTCTGCATTATGTTACAAAAAAAATAACACCCCTTCTTAAACTTAAACTTGCACTTAATCTTATCCCCCATTGTTTCCATCCACACTTAAACCACTTCTCTTCATCGTACCGAAGTAGACACT is from Helianthus annuus cultivar XRQ/B chromosome 9, HanXRQr2.0-SUNRISE, whole genome shotgun sequence and encodes:
- the LOC110880066 gene encoding uncharacterized protein LOC110880066 isoform X1: MESKAMMRSSEVKLKVDCKRKFHAHEVLQLKKRLTHLEKEVNMMKEEMFRNRTERKALLDEVYRQLKLVHFSLLPENQTLGCKFYVKQEGGLSQVLYEDQNPSVFIREANSVEDPAPAQSIIPTTKNIP
- the LOC110880066 gene encoding uncharacterized protein LOC110880066 isoform X2, with protein sequence MESKAMMRSSEVKLKVDCKRKFHAHEVLQLKKRLTHLEKEVNMMKEEMFRNRTERKALLDEVYRQLKLVHFSLLPENQTLGCKFYVEGGLSQVLYEDQNPSVFIREANSVEDPAPAQSIIPTTKNIP
- the LOC110880064 gene encoding F-box/LRR-repeat protein 4 isoform X1 yields the protein MGGSSSRNRSAPVREHRGIYRRYSRNGSSKWQATFDDKDGKAICPSLMELCTYKICQQVHQYDTFSMLPGDISQLIFDESVYSRRLTWNNLEAFRGCVLHDIDLGEYPGVDDSWMEAIFSHGSTLLSADLSGSNVTDCGLVHIKKCVNVEALNLNFCDQISDVGLDHIKGLLNLTTLSLKRNKNITAEGMSALSGLVNLLNLDLERCTSIYGGLVHLRCLSKLQALNLNCCNCITDADMEPLSELTNLKELQLSSTKVTDHGVVFLKGLHKLALLNMELCCVTAACLDSLSAIEGLLHLNLSRCNMTGDGCNKFSRLKGLKSLNLGFNDISDDVLVHLKGLINLESLNLDSCIIRDNGLVHLAGLHRLKCLELSDTLVGSNGLRHLSGLVNLESLNLSFTAITDGGLKHLCGLSTLKSLNLDVRQITDTGLEALTSLTGLTHLDLFCAHITEAGTIHLRNFKNLQSLEICGGGLTDAGVANIKDLRSLMLLNLSQNYCLTDASLELIAGLTQLVSLNLSDSRVTSAGLQHLKPLKKLKSLSLESTEVTANDIKSLQENDLPNLVTFRPE
- the LOC110880064 gene encoding F-box/LRR-repeat protein 14 isoform X2, encoding MGGSSSRNRSAPVREHRGIYRRYSRNGSSKWQATFDDKDGKAICPSLMELCTYKICQQVHQYDTFSMLPGDISQLIFDESVYSRRLTWNNLEAFRGCVLHDIDLGEYPGVDDSWMEAIFSHGSTLLSADLSGSNVTDCGLVHIKKCVNVEALNLNFCDQISDVGLDHIKGLLNLTTLSLKRNKNITAEGMSALSGLVNLLNLDLERCTSIYGGLVHLRCLSKLQALNLNCCNCITDADMEPLSELTNLKELQLSSTKVTDHGVVFLKGLHKLALLNMELCCVTAACLDSLSAIEGLLHLNLSRCNMTGDGCNKFSSLINLESLNLDSCIIRDNGLVHLAGLHRLKCLELSDTLVGSNGLRHLSGLVNLESLNLSFTAITDGGLKHLCGLSTLKSLNLDVRQITDTGLEALTSLTGLTHLDLFCAHITEAGTIHLRNFKNLQSLEICGGGLTDAGVANIKDLRSLMLLNLSQNYCLTDASLELIAGLTQLVSLNLSDSRVTSAGLQHLKPLKKLKSLSLESTEVTANDIKSLQENDLPNLVTFRPE
- the LOC110880064 gene encoding F-box/LRR-repeat protein 14 isoform X3 is translated as MGGSSSRNRSAPVREHRGIYRRYSRNGSSKWQATFDDKDGKAICPSLMELCTYKICQQVHQYDTFSMLPGDISQLIFDESVYSRRLTWNNLEAFRGCVLHDIDLGEYPGVDDSWMEAIFSHGSTLLSADLSGSNVTDCGLVHIKKCVNVEALNLNFCDQISDVGLDHIKGLLNLTTLSLKRNKNITAEGMSALSGLVNLLNLDLERCTSIYGGLVHLRCLSKLQALNLNCCNCITDADMEPLSELTNLKELQLSSTKVTDHGVVFLKGLHKLALLNMELCCVTAACLDSLSGLINLESLNLDSCIIRDNGLVHLAGLHRLKCLELSDTLVGSNGLRHLSGLVNLESLNLSFTAITDGGLKHLCGLSTLKSLNLDVRQITDTGLEALTSLTGLTHLDLFCAHITEAGTIHLRNFKNLQSLEICGGGLTDAGVANIKDLRSLMLLNLSQNYCLTDASLELIAGLTQLVSLNLSDSRVTSAGLQHLKPLKKLKSLSLESTEVTANDIKSLQENDLPNLVTFRPE